GGTGCGCGGGTGCAGGCATCGATGGCGCTGACTTCAGTCTCTTCCTGACCGAACAGGGCATTACACAGACTGGACTTGCCGGCACCGGTCTTGCCGAGCACACCGACGACCGCCTGGTAATGCACGACTTCATGGATGCGATCGCGGATCGCCTGCAACTGCTCGGCACTGACCTGCGCCTGCGGGTGATGCAACAGCGCCAGGACCTCGGTGGCGATGTCCGGTTCGGACGGTGTTTCGTCCTGGTTGGGAGGGGACGTCATTGAAGTTCCTTGGATTCGAAATGGGGGGCTAGGCCAGCAGCGCGAACACGAAGGTGGCGATCCAGCACCAGAAGTGGATCGGGCGCTGGTTCAGCGCGCGGGCGCGTTGCCACAGATAAACCGGCACGATGAACACCTTCTTGCCGAAGCTGGCCGTATCGACCCCGGCCTGTTTCAGGCGGTGCAGGTCCCAGCAGCTCAGGCCGACATTGAGCAGCAGCGTCACGTACCAGTACTGGTTGTCACGCAAGGCCTGGGCCACTTCGGCATCGACGGTGTACTCGCTGGCAGCACGGGCACCGGCGATCATGGCCGCCAGCATCACGCCAATCAGCGGCGCAAACGCCAGGGTCCAGACGGCGGCCTGGCTGATCCGTGCGCCGGGCAATGCCGGTGGGACCTGCCTGTTCTGCAA
This window of the Jeongeupia sp. USM3 genome carries:
- a CDS encoding DUF4339 domain-containing protein — protein: MSEWHYEQHGRRHGAVAETAIRTLIEQGQLDGHTLVWSPGLSSWMPLAETELAGLLQNRQVPPALPGARISQAAVWTLAFAPLIGVMLAAMIAGARAASEYTVDAEVAQALRDNQYWYVTLLLNVGLSCWDLHRLKQAGVDTASFGKKVFIVPVYLWQRARALNQRPIHFWCWIATFVFALLA